A window from Primulina huaijiensis isolate GDHJ02 chromosome 11, ASM1229523v2, whole genome shotgun sequence encodes these proteins:
- the LOC140988927 gene encoding inactive glucose-1-phosphate adenylyltransferase small subunit 2, chloroplastic: protein MSVSGSMNPRIGVKDLCYKPGAQPCLSKSFSSIFYTKNVQATGSPTYLLPPANKSVAAIVFGDESSHSKLYPLTKRRSEGAIPIAGNYRLIDAVVSNCINSNISKIYAITQFNSTSLNSHLSRAYSGTNLIKEGFVEVIAAYQSPEDKGWFQGTADSIRRCLWMLEEYPVLEYLVIPGYHLYKMDYQKLIDVHRSSKADITVSVLSKRRNEDLGFGIFELDAKNQVIKFKEDQESKASKSISVEDSKELDNIARRNFPSMGIYVINRNTMIKLLREYFPSANDLKSEVIRGAVSLGLKVQAYQFDGYWEDMRSIEVYYRANMELTRRTNKAYNSFYDRDTPLYTLPRCLPPTLVNDAVIADSVIADGCILSRCKIKGTVVGVMTRVADEAVIEDSIIMGADTYSHQSCPGIQVGIGEGSLVRKAIVDKNARIGKNVMIINKDNVQEANKEAEGYIITGGIIVITRSAAIPDGTVI, encoded by the exons ATGTCTGTTTCTGGTTCCATGAATCCAAGAATTGGAGTAAAAGATTTATGTTACAAACCTGGAGCACAGCCATGCTTGTCGAAATCCTTCTCTTCAATTTTCTATACAAAGAATGTACAAGCGACTGGATCCCCGACTTATCTGCTCCCTCCAGCAAACAAG AGTGTTGCTGCGATCGTTTTTGGAGATGAATCGTCGCATTCAAAGCTGTATCCGTTGACAAAACGACGATCAGAAGGCGCCATTCCTATAGCTGGAAACTACAGGCTCATTGATGCAGTTGTTAGCAACTGCATCAACAGCAACATATCCAAAATCTACGCGATCACGCAGTTCAACTCGACGTCATTGAATTCTCACCTTTCAAGAGCTTACTCAGGAACAAACCTCATAAAAGAAGGATTCGTTGAAGTCATAGCTGCATATCAGAGTCCAGAAGATAAGGGATGGTTTCAG GGAACTGCAGATTCTATAAGACGTTGTCTGTGGATGCTGGAGGAGTATCCGGTTCTTGAATATTTGGTTATTCCCGGTTACCATCTGTATAAGATGGATTACCAGAAACTTATAGATGTCCATCGCAGCAGCAAAGCTGACATAACGGTATCTGTATTAAGTAAACGAAGAAATGAGGATTTGGGATTTGGGATATTTGAATTAGATGCCAAGAATCAAGTTATAAAATTTAAGGAAGATCAAGAATCGAAAGCTTCTAAGTCAATATCA GTAGAGGACTCGAAAGAGCTTGATAACATCGCGAGACGCAATTTTCCCAGCATGGGAATCTATGTGATCAACAGGAATACAATGATAAAACTTCTGAGAGAATATTTCCCATCTGCAAATGACTTGAAGAGTGAAGTAATCCGAGGAGCAGTTTCACTCGGATTGAAG GTCCAGGCTTACCAATTCGATGGATATTGGGAGGACATGAGAAGCATAGAGGTGTACTACCGCGCGAACATGGAACTCACTAGAAGGACAAACAAAGCCTATAA CAGCTTCTATGATAGAGATACTCCACTCTACACTTTACCTCGATGTCTTCCTCCCACTCTCGTAAACGATGCGGTTATCGCAGATTCCGTCATTGCAGATGGCTGCATTCTCAGT AGGTGCAAGATAAAGGGGACAGTAGTTGGTGTAATGACAAGGGTCGCTGACGAAGCTGTGATAGAAGATTCAATCATAATGGGTGCTGATACTTATAGCCATCAA AGTTGCCCGGGGATTCAGGTCGGAATCGGCGAAGGCTCACTCGTAAGGAAAGCAATAGTCGATAAGAATGCAAGAATTGGCAAAAATGTTATG ATTATAAATAAGGACAATGTCCAGGAAGCCAATAAGGAAGCAGAGGGGTATATCATCACGGGAGGAATCATTGTCATTACGAGGAGTGCAGCAATCCCAGATGGAACCGTCATATGA
- the LOC140988573 gene encoding uncharacterized protein yields MEKGNSERRSPLQDLNVPIPINTKKCLNLSSSRIKRPDFSGKSARNTPNDSAVASKAPPPRKSILQKSKKNQPPRLTELGSGRKCAKPVSKSGQRSKLSAVEVNSGHNLKKKSKEFQTKMKNSQETCSEFDEKTNGLLEDSFSRTVDHLEAPTVKTPPVEASVSPDIQCPSDHKNIVSQSKEPPVCYGAGHLLSGVTDKRKCRRRGSLRGCEKLNLFQGEWNEANGPQDSLIPPLAEGSVTWHDDQGNDSRNSLDQSTIRNDNASAALDLSCSPSALCGNATDSVWDDVISCSVSVSIVNVVNDKKTGIVTHSPAEFLEFSGPWNNEVDESLLAASLISSSCGKAVIEDDSEFFMSSLSSGNVIQTPNSGSGSELCVGRSNVEVDQRNFLQSKNDSIPKVISQENVDFVSSWISDSTIENLALSRMRISWRDVIHGSRDLEVDEFDCCRVSSDEEIGGDQIYDHQLTTSPCAELVDDKENDLQANSDIKGPYSRIASGKNEGTNIGNGSDLSPPVVLEYEPSVSARGKEKLAPRRTNTCAESICTSGGGQLLTSGDSDWSYFPDI; encoded by the exons ATGGAGAAGGGGAATAGTGAGAGGAGAAGTCCTCTCCAAGATCTCAATGTACCAATTCCGATTAATACCAAGAAATGCTTAAACCTCTCTTCTTCAAGAATCAAAAGGCCCGATTTTTCGGGCAAATCAGCGAGAAATACACCCAATGATTCAGCTGTTGCATCAAAGGCGCCGCCGCCCAGAAAATCTATTTTGCAAAAATCCAAGAAAAACCAGCCTCCTCGTCTCACTGAGTTGGGATCTGGGAGAAAATGTGCAAAACCCGTCTCCAAAAGTGGCCAAAGATCAAAGCTTTCTGCTGTTGAGGTGAATTCTGGGCATAATTTGAAGAAAAAGTCTAAAGAATTTCAGACAAAAATGAAGAATTCGCAAGAGACTTGCTCAG AATTTGATGAGAAAACAAATGGGCTGCTCGAGGATTCATTTTCACGAACAGTTGATCATCTTGAAGCTCCTACTGTGAAAACACCTCCTGTTGAGGCCTCAGTCTCTCCAGACATCCAATGTCCTTCCGACCACAAGAATATTGTTTCCCAGTCAAAAGAACCACCTGTTTGTTACGGCGCCGGGCACCTTCTATCGGGTGTCACTGATAAGAGAAAGTGCAGGCGTAGAGGCAGTCTTAGAGGTTGTGAAAAGTTGAATCTCTTTCAGGGTGAATGGAATGAGGCCAATGGTCCACAGGATTCTTTAATTCCTCCGCTTGCGGAGGGTTCAGTAACTTGGCATGACGATCAGGGAAATGATTCAAGAAACAGTTTAGACCAATCTACAATCCGAAATGATAATGCTTCAGCCGCACTTGATTTGTCATGTTCACCTTCTGCATTATGTGGAAATGCAACAGATTCAGTTTGGGATGATGTTATTAGCTGCAGTGTTAGTGTTAGTATCGTTAACGTGGTGAATGATAAGAAAACCGGGATCGTTACACATTCTCCTGCTGAATTTCTGGAGTTTTCGGGGCCTTGGAATAATGAAGTGGATGAGTCCTTGTTGGCTGCTTctctaatttcttcttcttgcGGCAAAGCTGTTATTGAGGATGATTCGGAATTTTTTATGAGTTCTTTAAGCAGTGGAAATGTCATTCAGACTCCAAACTCGGGTTCAGGCTCTGAGTTGTGTGTTGGAAGGTCAAATGTGGAGGTTGATCAAAGAAATTTTCTTCAGTCTAAAAATGATTCGATACCAAAAGTTATTTCCCAAGAAAATGTTGATTTTGTTTCTTCTTGGATTTCTGACTCTACAATAGAGAATTTGGCTCTATCCAGGATGAGGATATCATGGAGAGATGTAATACATGGTAGCAGAGATCTCGAGGTTGATGAATTTGATTGCTGCCGTGTTTCGTCGGATGAAGAGATTGGCGGTGATCAGATCTATGATCATCAGCTAACAACTAGCCCATGCGCTGAACTCGTGGACGATAAAGAAAATGACCTCCAAGCTAACAGTGATATAAAAGGACCTTATTCGAGGATTGCATCTGGCAAAAATGAAGGAACCAATATAGGGAATGGTAGTGATCTATCTCCTCCTGTGGTTCTTGAGTATGAACCCTCCGTTTCTGCTAGAGGCAAGGAAAAGTTGGCCCCACGTAGGACTAATACATGTGCAGAATCCATATGCACCAGCGGGGGTGGTCAGTTGCTTACTTCCGGCGATTCAGATTGGTCCTACTTCCCTGATATTTAA